A section of the Humulus lupulus chromosome 2, drHumLupu1.1, whole genome shotgun sequence genome encodes:
- the LOC133818116 gene encoding LOW QUALITY PROTEIN: cytochrome c oxidase subunit 3 (The sequence of the model RefSeq protein was modified relative to this genomic sequence to represent the inferred CDS: substituted 1 base at 1 genomic stop codon), protein MIESQRHSYHLVDPSPWPISGSLGALATTVGGVMYMHSFXGGATLLSLGIIFILYTMFVWWRDVLRESTLEGHHAKVVQLGLRYGFLLFIVSEVMFFFAFFWAFFYSSLAPTVEIGGIWPPKGIGVLDPWEIPFLNTLILLSSGASVTWAHHAILAGKEKRAVYALVATVLLALVFTGFQGMEYYQAPFTILDSIYGSTFFLATGFHGFHVIIGTLFLIICGIRQYLGHLTKEHHVGFEAAAWYWHFVDVVWLFLFVSIYWWGGI, encoded by the coding sequence ATGATTGAATCTCAAAGGCATTCTTATCATTTGGTAGATCCAAGTCCATGGCCTATTTCGGGTTCACTCGGAGCTTTGGCAACCACCGTAGGAGGTGTGATGTACATGCACTCATTTTAAGGGGGTGCAACACTTCTCAGTTTGGGCATCATATTTATCTTATATACAATGTTCGTATGGTGGCGCGATGTTCTACGTGAATCCACGTTGGAAGGACATCATGCCAAAGTCGTACAATTAGGACTTCGATATGGTTTTCTTCTGTTCATCGTATCGGAGGTTATGTTCTTTTTTGCTTTTTTTTGggcttttttttattcttctttggCACCTACGGTAGAGATCGGAGGTATTTGGCCCCCAAAAGGGATTGGGGTTTTAGATCCTTGGGAAATCCCTTTTCTTAATACCCTAATTCTCCTTTCATCCGGAGCTTCCGTAACTTGGGCTCATCATGCTATACTCGCGGGGAAGGAAAAACGAGCAGTTTACGCTTTAGTAGCTACCGTTTTACTGGCTCTAGTATTCACAGGCTTTCAAGGAATGGAATATTATCAAGCACCCTTCACTATTTTGGATAGTATTTATGGTTCTACCTTTTTCTTAGCAACTGGCTTTCATGGTTTTCATGTGATTATCGGTACTCTTTTCTTGATCATATGTGGTATTCGCCAATATCTTGGTCATCTGACCAAGGAGCATCACGTTGGCTTTGAAGCAGCTGCATGGTACTGGCATTTTGTAGACGTGGTTTGGTTATTCCTATTTGTCTCTATCTATTGGTGGGGAGGTATATGA
- the LOC133818117 gene encoding putative ATP synthase protein YMF19, whose product MPQLDKFTYFTQFFWLCLFFFTFYIFICNDGDGVLGINRILKLRNQLVSHRGNNIRSNDPNRLEDLLIKGFSTGVSYMYSSLFEVSQWCNAVDLLGKRRKRTLISCFGDISGSRGMERNIFYLISKSSYSTSSNPGWGITCRNDIILIHVLHGQGSIIF is encoded by the coding sequence ATGCCTCAACTGGATAAATTCACTTATTTTACACAATTCTTCTGGTTATGCCTTTTCTTCTTTACTTTCTATATTTTCATATGCAATGATGGAGATGGAGTACTTGGGATCAACAGAATTCTAAAACTACGAAACCAACTGGTTTCACACCGGGGGAACAACATCCGGAGCAACGACCCTAACCGTTTGGAAGATCTCTTGATAAAAGGTTTTAGCACCGGTGTATCCTATATGTACTCTAGTTTATTCGAAGTATCCCAATGGTGTAACGCCGTCGACTTATTGGGAAAAAGGAGGAAAAGAACTTTGATCTCCTGTTTCGGAGATATAAGTGGCTCACGAGGAATGGAAAGAAACATATTCTATTTGATCTCGAAGTCCTCATATAGCACTTCTTCCAATCCTGGATGGGGGATCACTTGTAGGAATGACATAATACTAATCCATGTTCTACACGGCCAAGGAAGCATCATTTTTTAA